Proteins found in one Labrenzia sp. VG12 genomic segment:
- a CDS encoding SDR family NAD(P)-dependent oxidoreductase: MSLENKVAIITGAARGIGFAIAKRFVADGAKVVIADVDDDAGEAAAEDLKTQGEAMYIHCNVAERLDVRNLVAETLNAYGDIDVLVNNAGIVVGADFLELEEDDFDRVLSINLKGAFLCAQAVARHMVEKVQGGGEPGCIINMSSVNSVLAIPNQVPYCVSKGGMSQLTKTAALSLAQYGIRVNAIGPGSIMTEMLASVNSDPAAKNRIMSRTPMLRIGEPAEIAGVAAFLASSDAGYVTGQTIFADGGRMPLNYTVAVPDDV; the protein is encoded by the coding sequence GTGTCTTTGGAGAATAAGGTCGCCATCATTACCGGCGCAGCCCGTGGAATCGGCTTTGCCATCGCCAAGCGTTTTGTCGCCGATGGCGCAAAGGTCGTGATTGCCGATGTGGATGATGATGCCGGCGAAGCTGCTGCGGAAGATCTGAAGACCCAGGGCGAGGCAATGTACATTCATTGCAACGTCGCCGAGCGTCTCGATGTGCGCAACCTGGTCGCCGAAACGCTCAACGCCTATGGCGACATCGACGTCCTGGTGAACAATGCCGGTATCGTCGTTGGCGCCGATTTCCTCGAACTTGAAGAAGATGATTTCGACCGGGTGCTGTCGATCAACCTGAAAGGCGCCTTCCTGTGTGCCCAGGCGGTTGCCCGGCACATGGTCGAGAAGGTGCAGGGCGGCGGTGAGCCCGGCTGCATCATCAACATGTCGTCGGTAAACTCGGTTCTGGCGATCCCGAACCAGGTGCCCTATTGCGTTTCCAAGGGTGGCATGAGCCAGCTGACCAAGACCGCGGCCCTGTCGCTGGCCCAATACGGCATTCGCGTCAACGCAATCGGCCCGGGCTCGATCATGACGGAGATGCTGGCTTCGGTGAATTCCGATCCGGCAGCCAAGAACCGGATCATGTCGCGCACCCCGATGCTGCGTATCGGCGAGCCGGCCGAAATCGCCGGGGTTGCCGCATTCCTCGCGTCCAGCGATGCCGGCTATGTCACGGGCCAGACAATCTTCGCAGATGGCGGACGCATGCCGCTCAACTACACCGTTGCGGTGCCGGACGACGTTTGA
- a CDS encoding propionyl-CoA synthetase, with amino-acid sequence MASRYHEVYQGWKDDPLGFWKSAADEIDWVSTGDKVFDPDEGQYGRWFPDWECNTCYNCLDRHVERGRPGQPALIYDSPITGKTATYTYSELLEEVEAMACVLADQGLEKGDRAIIYMPMIPQAVMAMLACARLGVIHSVVFGGFAANELATRIDDAAPKAIIAASCGLEPGRVIAYKPLLDQAIELAAHKPSSCLVFQREEQVAELLDGRDHDLGKLVEDAVAAGRRIAPVPVKASDPLYILYTSGTTGQPKGVVRDNGGHMVALKWTMKNLYDVEPGEVFWAASDVGWVVGHSYICYAPLLHGCTTIVFEGKPVGTPDAGTFWRVISDHNVVSLFTAPTAFRAIRKEDPNGELIKKYDLSQYRSLFLAGERADPETVNWAIDQLQVPVIDHWWQTETGWCIVGNPLGLGSLPVKPGSPTVPMPGYDVQVLDDAGHPLGANTLGNIVVKLPMPPGCLPTLWNADKRFFDSYLAEFPGYYKTADAGVIDDDGYLSIMARTDDIINVAGHRLSTGGMEEVLATHQDVAECAVIGIADKLKGQLPCGFVVLKAGVERSHDDIEKELVKLVREKIGPVAAFKIAITVDRLPKTRSGKILRGTMRQIADGESYKMPATIDDPAILDEISDALKSHGISA; translated from the coding sequence ATGGCAAGCCGGTATCACGAGGTCTATCAGGGCTGGAAGGACGATCCGCTCGGGTTCTGGAAGTCGGCGGCGGACGAGATCGACTGGGTGTCGACGGGCGACAAGGTGTTCGATCCCGATGAGGGGCAATACGGCCGCTGGTTCCCCGACTGGGAATGCAACACGTGTTACAACTGCCTTGACCGTCATGTGGAGCGTGGCCGTCCGGGTCAGCCTGCCCTGATCTATGACAGCCCGATCACCGGCAAGACAGCCACCTACACCTATTCGGAGCTTCTGGAAGAGGTCGAGGCCATGGCCTGCGTCCTGGCCGACCAGGGCCTCGAAAAGGGGGACCGGGCGATCATCTACATGCCGATGATCCCGCAAGCGGTGATGGCGATGCTGGCCTGCGCCCGCCTTGGCGTCATCCACTCCGTGGTATTCGGCGGCTTTGCCGCCAACGAACTGGCAACACGGATCGACGACGCGGCCCCGAAGGCGATCATCGCAGCCTCCTGTGGTCTCGAGCCGGGCCGGGTGATTGCCTACAAGCCGCTGCTCGACCAGGCAATCGAACTGGCCGCCCACAAGCCCTCAAGCTGCCTTGTCTTCCAGCGGGAAGAACAGGTCGCAGAGCTTCTGGATGGCCGCGACCACGATCTTGGCAAGCTGGTGGAAGATGCCGTTGCCGCGGGGCGCCGGATTGCGCCGGTGCCGGTCAAGGCGAGCGACCCGCTCTACATTCTTTATACGTCCGGAACGACCGGTCAGCCGAAAGGCGTGGTGCGCGACAATGGCGGCCACATGGTCGCGCTCAAATGGACCATGAAGAACCTCTATGACGTCGAGCCGGGCGAGGTCTTCTGGGCCGCCTCCGATGTCGGCTGGGTCGTTGGACATTCCTATATCTGCTATGCACCGCTGCTGCATGGCTGCACCACGATCGTGTTCGAGGGCAAGCCCGTCGGCACGCCGGATGCCGGAACGTTCTGGCGGGTGATTTCGGACCATAACGTGGTTTCCCTGTTCACCGCCCCGACGGCCTTCCGCGCGATTCGCAAGGAAGATCCGAATGGAGAACTCATCAAGAAATACGATCTGTCCCAGTACCGGTCGCTGTTCCTCGCCGGTGAGCGTGCCGATCCGGAAACCGTCAACTGGGCCATCGACCAGCTTCAGGTGCCGGTGATCGACCACTGGTGGCAGACGGAAACCGGCTGGTGCATCGTGGGCAATCCGCTCGGGCTTGGATCGCTGCCGGTGAAGCCCGGTTCGCCGACCGTGCCGATGCCGGGCTACGACGTTCAGGTGCTGGACGATGCGGGCCATCCGCTTGGTGCCAACACGCTCGGCAACATCGTGGTCAAGCTGCCGATGCCGCCTGGCTGTCTGCCGACGCTCTGGAATGCGGACAAGCGTTTCTTCGATTCCTACCTCGCCGAGTTCCCCGGCTACTACAAGACAGCCGATGCGGGTGTGATCGATGACGATGGTTACCTGTCGATCATGGCGCGCACCGACGACATCATCAATGTTGCCGGCCACCGTCTGTCGACCGGTGGCATGGAAGAGGTGCTGGCGACACACCAGGATGTGGCGGAATGTGCGGTGATCGGCATCGCCGACAAGCTGAAGGGGCAGCTGCCCTGCGGTTTTGTGGTTCTGAAGGCCGGTGTCGAGCGCTCCCATGACGACATCGAGAAGGAGCTGGTGAAGCTGGTGCGCGAAAAGATCGGACCGGTCGCCGCGTTCAAGATCGCCATAACGGTCGACCGGCTGCCGAAAACCCGCTCCGGCAAGATCCTGCGCGGCACGATGCGTCAGATAGCGGATGGCGAAAGCTACAAGATGCCGGCGACGATTGATGATCCGGCAATTTTGGATGAGATCAGCGACGCCTTGAAATCCCACGGGATTTCCGCCTGA
- a CDS encoding sulfite exporter TauE/SafE family protein: MTPIADPWFYAAAIPAVFFVGLSKGGFGGTFAMLGVPIMSLVISPLQAAGIMLPILIVMDVVALLAYKGRADWKCLVILLPAAVLGIGIGWATAAYVNDDFVLFLIGVMSLAFVADYVFKQRKATGAANHNLPKGTFWGTVAGFTSFISHTGGPPFQMYMLPLRLAPLLFAGTAVIFFATVNAIKLVPYFLLGQFDTTNLSTSVTLFPVALIATLVGVQLVKIVKADTFYAIIYIFMGLIGAKLAYDGLMGLLAG; this comes from the coding sequence ATGACCCCGATTGCCGATCCCTGGTTCTATGCTGCCGCCATTCCGGCGGTGTTTTTTGTCGGCTTGTCCAAGGGCGGCTTCGGCGGCACCTTCGCCATGCTCGGCGTGCCCATCATGTCTCTGGTGATTTCACCGCTCCAGGCCGCCGGTATCATGCTGCCGATCCTGATCGTCATGGATGTGGTGGCCCTGCTCGCCTACAAGGGCCGCGCGGACTGGAAATGCCTCGTCATCCTGCTGCCGGCCGCCGTCCTGGGGATCGGCATCGGCTGGGCAACGGCGGCCTATGTCAACGATGACTTCGTGCTGTTTCTGATCGGCGTGATGTCACTCGCCTTTGTCGCCGATTATGTCTTCAAGCAACGCAAGGCAACCGGGGCTGCCAACCACAATCTGCCCAAGGGCACGTTCTGGGGAACCGTCGCCGGGTTCACCAGCTTCATCAGCCACACGGGCGGCCCTCCCTTCCAGATGTACATGCTGCCGCTTCGCCTGGCACCCCTGCTGTTTGCCGGCACCGCCGTCATCTTTTTCGCAACCGTGAATGCGATCAAACTCGTGCCCTATTTCCTGCTCGGGCAGTTCGACACGACCAACCTGTCGACTTCGGTGACGCTGTTCCCGGTCGCGTTGATTGCCACCCTGGTCGGGGTCCAGCTGGTCAAGATCGTCAAGGCGGATACGTTTTATGCCATCATCTACATTTTCATGGGGCTGATCGGCGCAAAGCTTGCCTATGACGGCCTGATGGGCCTGCTGGCGGGATGA
- a CDS encoding acyl-CoA synthetase, translating into MTMDAAANPFTQGLEKNTANYAALSPLSFLARAADVFPETIAIVHGNQRTDYRTFYDRARRLASALTGLGVSKNDTVSVMLSNVPPMLEAHYGVPMAGAVLHSMNTRLDAAIIAFQLDHSDCKVLITDREYATVVKEALSLASVSPTVIDYSDPEFPQDGERLGEIDYEAFVQSGDPEFAWALPQDEWDAITLNYTSGTTGNPKGVVYHHRGAYLLAQANVITASMAKHPVYLWTLPMFHCNGWCFPWSLSLVAGTHVCLRWVRPKTMWDLIADEDVTHLCGAPIIMSTLLNAAPEDKRDLDREVEFFTAAAPPPESVLAAMKTAGFNVTHLYGLTEVYGPAVVNDWKREWDALASDQQAQKKARQGVRYVALEDLTVLDPETLEPVPADGETLGEVMFRGNVVMKGYLKNPEATDKAFKGGWFHSGDLGVLYPDGYIQLKDRSKDIIISGGENISSIEVEEVLYKHADVTAAAVVARPDEKWGETPCAFVEMKPGSSASEADLIAFCRHHLAGFKAPRTIVFCDLPKTSTGKIQKFALREQAKAL; encoded by the coding sequence ATGACCATGGACGCTGCTGCCAACCCGTTCACGCAGGGGCTTGAGAAAAACACGGCCAACTACGCTGCGCTGAGCCCGCTCAGCTTCCTTGCCCGAGCGGCAGATGTTTTTCCCGAAACCATCGCGATCGTCCATGGCAACCAGCGGACCGACTATCGCACCTTCTATGATCGTGCCCGCCGGCTTGCCTCGGCGTTGACCGGGCTTGGCGTCAGCAAGAACGATACGGTCAGCGTCATGCTGTCCAACGTGCCGCCGATGCTGGAGGCGCATTACGGCGTGCCGATGGCCGGTGCCGTGCTGCATTCGATGAACACACGCCTGGACGCGGCCATCATTGCCTTCCAGCTGGATCACTCCGATTGCAAGGTGCTGATCACCGACCGGGAATACGCAACAGTGGTCAAGGAAGCCCTGTCTCTGGCATCCGTTTCGCCCACGGTGATCGACTATTCCGATCCGGAATTTCCCCAGGACGGCGAGCGTCTCGGAGAAATCGACTACGAGGCCTTTGTGCAATCGGGCGATCCGGAATTTGCCTGGGCCCTGCCGCAAGACGAATGGGACGCCATCACGCTCAACTATACATCCGGAACCACCGGCAACCCGAAAGGCGTGGTCTACCATCATCGCGGTGCCTATCTGCTGGCCCAGGCCAATGTCATCACCGCTTCAATGGCAAAACACCCCGTCTATCTGTGGACGCTGCCGATGTTCCACTGCAATGGCTGGTGTTTTCCCTGGTCGCTGTCACTCGTCGCCGGCACGCATGTCTGCCTCAGATGGGTGCGGCCGAAAACCATGTGGGACCTGATTGCCGACGAGGATGTCACCCATCTCTGCGGCGCTCCGATCATCATGTCCACACTCCTGAACGCGGCCCCGGAAGACAAACGGGACCTGGACCGCGAGGTGGAATTCTTCACTGCGGCAGCACCGCCGCCGGAAAGCGTCCTGGCGGCCATGAAGACGGCCGGTTTCAACGTCACCCACCTCTATGGCCTGACGGAGGTCTACGGTCCGGCAGTCGTCAATGACTGGAAACGGGAATGGGACGCGCTTGCCTCCGATCAACAGGCCCAGAAAAAGGCACGCCAGGGCGTGCGGTACGTTGCCCTGGAGGACCTGACGGTGCTCGACCCGGAAACGCTGGAGCCGGTACCGGCAGATGGCGAGACCCTTGGCGAAGTCATGTTCCGCGGCAATGTTGTCATGAAAGGCTATCTGAAAAACCCGGAAGCAACCGACAAGGCCTTCAAGGGCGGCTGGTTCCATTCAGGCGACCTCGGGGTGCTTTACCCGGACGGATATATCCAGCTGAAGGACCGGTCCAAGGACATCATCATCTCTGGCGGGGAAAACATCTCCTCGATCGAGGTGGAGGAGGTTCTCTACAAACATGCCGATGTCACGGCCGCCGCAGTGGTTGCCCGTCCGGACGAGAAATGGGGTGAGACCCCTTGCGCCTTTGTCGAGATGAAACCCGGATCGTCGGCCAGCGAAGCGGATCTGATCGCCTTCTGCCGCCACCATCTGGCCGGCTTCAAGGCCCCCAGGACCATCGTCTTCTGCGACCTGCCCAAGACATCCACCGGCAAGATCCAGAAATTCGCGCTCCGGGAACAGGCAAAGGCTCTCTAG
- a CDS encoding YdcH family protein, which produces MSMQSHLAELERRHAEMERRIEDALLHPSTDSLELADMKRQKLKIKDEIERIRQDVTLH; this is translated from the coding sequence ATGTCAATGCAGTCGCATCTCGCAGAACTCGAGCGCCGTCACGCGGAAATGGAACGCAGGATTGAAGACGCTCTGTTGCATCCGAGTACTGACTCCCTGGAATTGGCTGACATGAAACGACAAAAGCTCAAGATCAAGGACGAGATCGAGCGAATACGGCAAGATGTAACGCTCCACTAG
- a CDS encoding YdcH family protein has translation MAQQDSETLRMELAQLRQEHRDLDVAVEALAATSNHDVLQLQRLKKKKLMIKDRISVLEDQLFPDIIA, from the coding sequence ATGGCGCAACAGGACAGTGAAACCTTGCGTATGGAACTGGCGCAGCTGCGGCAGGAGCATCGGGACCTTGACGTGGCCGTCGAAGCACTCGCGGCAACGTCCAACCACGACGTTCTGCAGCTGCAACGGTTGAAGAAGAAGAAGCTGATGATCAAGGATCGGATCTCCGTTCTGGAAGACCAGCTGTTCCCGGACATCATCGCCTGA
- the purE gene encoding 5-(carboxyamino)imidazole ribonucleotide mutase, with the protein MAQADVAIIMGSQSDWPTMKHAADTLDQLGVSYEARIVSAHRTPDRMYEFAKGAKAEGFKIIIAGAGGAAHLPGMTASLTPLPVFGVPVESRALSGEDSLLSIVQMPAGIPVGTLAIGKAGATNAALLAAAVLGLTDQAVADALDTYRSNRTAAVAEAPTDD; encoded by the coding sequence ATGGCACAAGCGGATGTCGCAATCATCATGGGCAGTCAGTCGGACTGGCCGACAATGAAACACGCGGCGGATACGCTTGATCAGCTGGGGGTCAGCTACGAAGCGCGGATCGTCTCGGCCCACCGCACACCCGACCGCATGTATGAGTTTGCCAAAGGCGCCAAGGCGGAAGGGTTCAAGATCATCATCGCAGGCGCCGGCGGCGCTGCCCACCTTCCTGGCATGACCGCCTCGCTGACACCGCTGCCCGTTTTCGGTGTTCCGGTCGAGAGCCGGGCGCTGTCCGGCGAAGACAGTCTTCTGTCCATTGTCCAGATGCCGGCAGGCATTCCCGTCGGCACGCTGGCAATCGGCAAGGCTGGTGCCACAAATGCAGCCCTTCTGGCCGCCGCCGTGCTCGGCCTGACGGATCAGGCCGTCGCCGACGCACTCGACACGTACCGATCGAACCGCACGGCTGCGGTGGCCGAGGCCCCGACCGACGACTGA